The following coding sequences are from one Carassius gibelio isolate Cgi1373 ecotype wild population from Czech Republic chromosome B7, carGib1.2-hapl.c, whole genome shotgun sequence window:
- the LOC127962645 gene encoding cortexin domain-containing 1-like, which translates to MEETTPDPAFVDVDQGLTLTCIAFLCLLLVAMIIRCAKVIMDPYSAIPTSTWEEQHLDD; encoded by the coding sequence ATGGAGGAGACAACGCCAGACCCTGCTTTCGTGGACGTGGACCAGGGTTTGACCCTGACATGCATCGCCTTCCTCTGTCTACTGCTGGTGGCAATGATCATCCGCTGTGCCAAAGTCATCATGGACCCTTACAGCGCCATTCCCACCTCCACCTGGGAGGAGCAGCACTTGGACGACTAG